The proteins below are encoded in one region of Sedimentibacter sp. zth1:
- a CDS encoding ABC transporter permease subunit, with translation MDNKSKHKKSGFLKLISNTFKGMFLGNNHVEMSVFEEEKMQSPFRTAVSNFFDRKLSVVALVIFILVFLSCFVLSVVFPIDITFQDTTQQDISPGFNMMKIPKELNGNVKTISGGSTFGVGVDNDGELYTWGKVDKRLQEALNKNNPSQYKFRSASAGQNHILAITENGEAMTWSANRFSLNKIPDLIEGATNIKQVSAGYQYSVVLDEDGFMYIWGNINFLGSLSQYTIPPEIQGNIDKIELSTDNVILLLKDKTVRVLGAETPSNLNCPDLTNIKDIAATDNVACALDYNGKITVWGNPMYNLMDVPADLSTDIVSVQGGRSHFIAIASNGKAYGWGRNNYGQIDIPNSVKKGEIKLANIETGYFQSYGIDANGNVTTWGLKGYLLGSDQYGRDVFTRIMAGGKLTLTVGFVAVCIQVIIGVIVGGFAGFYGGKVDNLLMRFAEIVGAIPFLPLAMTLSVVIGNRLTEQQRVYLIMMLLGFLGWSGLARLVRGQILSEREKEFVLAAKATGIKERVIIFRHILPNVITIVIVNATLSYATSLLTESSLSYLGFGILEPNPTWGNMLFASQSSNTIANLWWRWVFPSIALALSTISINMIGDGLRDAIDPKSNDR, from the coding sequence ATGGATAATAAGAGTAAGCATAAAAAAAGCGGATTTTTAAAATTAATTTCTAATACATTTAAGGGAATGTTTTTGGGAAATAACCATGTTGAAATGTCTGTATTTGAAGAAGAGAAAATGCAAAGTCCTTTTAGAACCGCTGTAAGTAATTTCTTTGACAGAAAATTATCTGTAGTAGCATTAGTAATATTTATATTAGTTTTTCTAAGCTGTTTTGTTTTATCTGTCGTATTTCCAATTGATATTACTTTTCAAGATACAACACAACAGGATATATCACCTGGATTTAATATGATGAAAATTCCAAAAGAACTTAACGGTAATGTTAAAACTATAAGCGGTGGTTCAACATTTGGAGTTGGAGTTGACAACGATGGGGAGCTATATACTTGGGGTAAAGTAGATAAAAGACTACAAGAAGCTTTGAACAAAAATAATCCAAGTCAATATAAATTTAGATCAGCCTCGGCAGGGCAAAATCATATTTTAGCAATAACAGAGAATGGTGAAGCTATGACATGGTCTGCAAATAGGTTTTCACTTAATAAAATACCAGATTTAATTGAAGGAGCAACAAATATCAAACAAGTATCTGCAGGTTATCAATATTCTGTTGTATTGGATGAGGATGGATTTATGTATATATGGGGTAATATAAATTTTTTAGGTTCGTTAAGCCAATATACTATACCACCTGAAATACAAGGAAATATTGATAAAATTGAGCTTAGTACTGACAACGTCATACTTTTGCTAAAGGACAAAACTGTTAGAGTTTTAGGTGCTGAAACACCTTCTAATTTAAACTGTCCCGATTTAACAAATATAAAAGATATTGCGGCAACTGATAATGTTGCGTGTGCTTTGGACTATAATGGCAAAATAACTGTTTGGGGTAATCCAATGTATAACCTGATGGATGTACCTGCCGATTTGTCAACCGATATAGTGTCAGTTCAAGGGGGACGTTCTCATTTCATTGCAATTGCTTCTAATGGCAAAGCTTATGGATGGGGAAGAAATAACTATGGACAGATTGATATCCCGAATTCAGTAAAAAAAGGGGAAATTAAATTAGCAAATATAGAGACAGGCTACTTTCAAAGTTATGGAATTGATGCAAATGGGAATGTAACTACATGGGGTTTGAAAGGTTATTTACTTGGAAGTGATCAATATGGAAGAGATGTTTTTACAAGAATTATGGCTGGTGGTAAATTAACACTTACTGTAGGATTTGTAGCAGTTTGCATACAAGTTATTATAGGGGTTATTGTAGGTGGATTTGCAGGCTTTTATGGTGGAAAGGTTGATAATCTTCTAATGAGATTTGCTGAAATTGTAGGTGCAATACCATTTTTGCCACTTGCTATGACTTTATCAGTAGTTATTGGTAATAGATTAACAGAGCAGCAAAGAGTTTATTTGATAATGATGTTGCTCGGTTTTCTAGGTTGGAGTGGATTGGCACGTCTGGTAAGAGGTCAAATTTTATCAGAACGAGAAAAAGAGTTTGTATTAGCTGCCAAGGCTACTGGAATAAAAGAGCGTGTTATTATTTTTAGACATATATTACCGAATGTAATAACAATTGTTATCGTAAATGCAACCTTATCGTACGCAACTTCACTGTTAACTGAATCTTCATTATCATATCTAGGTTTTGGTATTTTAGAGCCTAACCCAACATGGGGTAATATGTTGTTTGCATCACAATCATCCAATACTATTGCTAATTTATGGTGGAGATGGGTATTTCCTTCAATAGCGCTTGCGTTAAGTACAATTAGTATAAATATGATTGGTGATGGACTTAGGGATGCCATAGATCCAAAATCAAATGATAGATAG
- a CDS encoding ABC transporter permease → MTRYILKRIFSAIITIWFVMTITFILMHNLPGDPFAGERAMDPVVRQSIDEQYGFDKPFIVQYVKYLGNFVTGDFGISFKKRGVETIKIIEAGFPYSARIGGAAIIGIVIFGILFGIIAALKQNKAFDRIAMVLATLGATIPSFVIATGFIYIFNRKLGLVPSYGVSSWKGYIGPAIAIGMFSLSYVTRLTRSSVLEVLQQDYIRTARAKGISEKVVIGKHALRNALIPIVTYVGPMIASILTGSFVAEKVFGISGIGQLFTTSITNRDYPVIMGVTVFFAMFLVVAVLIVDIVYVIIDPRIKFE, encoded by the coding sequence ATGACAAGGTATATTTTAAAAAGAATATTTTCAGCAATAATTACAATTTGGTTTGTAATGACTATTACATTTATTTTAATGCACAACCTTCCAGGGGATCCTTTTGCAGGTGAACGTGCAATGGATCCAGTAGTAAGGCAATCCATTGATGAACAGTATGGGTTCGATAAGCCATTCATTGTACAGTATGTAAAATATTTAGGAAATTTTGTGACCGGTGATTTTGGTATTTCATTTAAAAAGCGTGGGGTAGAAACTATAAAAATTATAGAAGCGGGATTTCCATATTCAGCAAGGATAGGTGGAGCGGCTATAATAGGAATTGTTATTTTTGGAATTCTATTTGGGATTATTGCAGCATTGAAGCAGAATAAAGCTTTTGATAGAATTGCAATGGTATTGGCTACATTAGGGGCTACAATTCCAAGCTTTGTTATTGCTACTGGTTTTATATATATATTTAATAGAAAGTTAGGTCTAGTGCCATCCTACGGAGTAAGTAGTTGGAAAGGATATATAGGACCTGCTATAGCAATAGGAATGTTTTCGTTGTCATATGTAACAAGGCTTACTAGATCATCTGTTTTAGAAGTTTTACAGCAAGATTACATAAGAACAGCTAGAGCAAAAGGAATATCAGAGAAAGTAGTAATAGGGAAACATGCACTTAGAAATGCTCTAATACCGATAGTTACCTATGTAGGACCAATGATTGCAAGTATATTAACTGGATCATTTGTTGCTGAAAAGGTTTTTGGTATTTCTGGTATAGGTCAATTGTTTACTACAAGTATAACGAATAGAGATTATCCTGTTATAATGGGCGTTACAGTATTCTTTGCAATGTTTTTAGTTGTAGCAGTTTTAATAGTAGATATTGTATATGTAATAATTGATCCTCGTATAAAATTTGAATAG
- the glmS gene encoding glutamine--fructose-6-phosphate transaminase (isomerizing): MCGIVGYVGYEDVKEIILSGLEKLEYRGYDSAGIAVINEDGVKVFKDKGRIANLRKIIDNNAKSNIGIGHTRWATHGVPNKINSHPHQSCSKRFTLVHNGIIENDEYLRSKYLKNVKFESNTDTETVVQLIQKFVDNGENVDLAIRHTMSEIKGSYALAILDNENPEIIYAAKNKSPLLVGIGKGFNMVGSDAMAMISLTNEFYELDDKEFIKITKDKIEIYTIYGNKVDKKSYKADIDTADIEKGVYPHYMMKEIEEQPFVVRRIMNEYSDDNGKPIVDKDILSDVKNSDKIYIIACGTSYHAGLVGKQLLEKIAQKPAEVIIASEFIYNMPLLSKKPLFLFISQSGETADCRAVLVKVKKMGYKTIALTNVKGSTLSREANHTLLLYAGPEIAVASTKAYTAQITVLSILSTLIYNSLGIDIFRELSIAANVMESLCDNADIYKDLAKEFLVGQRSCFYIGRHMDYFVCVEAALKLKEISYIQTEGFAAGELKHGTIALIEENTPVIAIITHESINLNTRSNIKEVKARGAKTLIISMKKISTDTDQIIVDNVHEILSPLVSIIPAQYLSYYAALQKGCDIDKPRNLAKSVTVE; the protein is encoded by the coding sequence ATGTGCGGAATAGTTGGATATGTAGGATATGAAGATGTAAAAGAAATAATACTATCCGGTCTGGAAAAACTTGAATATAGAGGATATGATTCTGCTGGTATAGCAGTCATAAATGAAGATGGAGTGAAAGTTTTTAAAGATAAGGGTAGAATAGCAAATTTGAGAAAAATAATAGATAATAATGCTAAATCAAATATTGGTATTGGACATACAAGATGGGCTACACATGGTGTACCTAATAAAATAAATTCTCATCCACATCAAAGTTGTAGCAAGCGATTTACACTTGTACACAACGGCATTATAGAAAATGATGAATACTTAAGAAGTAAATATTTGAAAAATGTTAAGTTTGAAAGTAATACTGATACTGAAACGGTAGTACAACTTATACAAAAATTTGTAGATAATGGTGAAAATGTCGATTTAGCAATAAGACATACAATGAGTGAAATCAAAGGGTCATATGCACTTGCTATATTGGATAATGAGAATCCTGAAATAATATATGCTGCGAAAAATAAGTCCCCGTTATTAGTGGGTATTGGAAAGGGATTTAATATGGTAGGTAGTGATGCTATGGCAATGATATCACTTACCAATGAATTCTATGAATTAGATGATAAAGAATTTATTAAAATTACAAAAGATAAAATAGAAATTTACACCATATATGGAAATAAAGTTGATAAAAAATCTTATAAAGCAGATATAGATACAGCAGATATAGAAAAAGGTGTATATCCTCATTACATGATGAAAGAAATTGAAGAGCAACCGTTTGTTGTAAGAAGGATTATGAACGAATATAGTGATGATAATGGAAAACCTATAGTAGACAAAGATATATTAAGTGATGTTAAGAATTCAGATAAAATATATATTATTGCATGTGGTACTAGTTACCATGCAGGTCTAGTAGGAAAACAGTTATTAGAAAAAATAGCTCAAAAGCCTGCTGAGGTTATAATAGCAAGCGAATTTATTTACAATATGCCACTTTTAAGTAAGAAACCATTATTCTTATTTATTTCACAAAGTGGTGAGACAGCTGATTGTAGAGCTGTTTTGGTAAAAGTTAAGAAAATGGGTTATAAGACAATAGCTTTAACAAATGTGAAAGGTTCAACTTTATCAAGAGAAGCAAATCATACATTATTGTTGTATGCAGGACCAGAAATAGCTGTTGCTTCTACAAAAGCATATACAGCTCAAATTACCGTTTTGTCTATATTATCTACCCTAATTTATAATAGCTTAGGTATTGATATATTTAGAGAGTTAAGTATTGCGGCTAATGTTATGGAATCTTTGTGTGATAACGCTGATATATATAAAGATTTAGCTAAAGAATTTTTAGTTGGTCAAAGAAGTTGCTTTTATATTGGCAGACATATGGACTATTTTGTTTGTGTAGAGGCGGCATTGAAGTTAAAAGAAATATCATATATTCAAACTGAAGGATTTGCTGCAGGCGAGTTAAAACATGGTACTATAGCACTTATAGAAGAAAACACTCCGGTTATTGCAATTATTACTCATGAGTCAATAAATCTAAATACAAGAAGCAATATCAAAGAAGTAAAAGCTAGAGGTGCTAAAACATTGATTATCTCAATGAAAAAAATTAGTACAGATACTGACCAAATTATAGTTGATAATGTGCATGAAATATTATCACCATTAGTTTCAATTATACCTGCACAATATTTATCGTACTATGCAGCATTGCAAAAGGGATGTGACATAGATAAGCCAAGAAATCTTGCAAAATCTGTTACGGTTGAGTAG
- a CDS encoding ABC transporter ATP-binding protein, translating to MALLEIKDLHTYFETKRGIVKAVNGVSYSVETGKTLGVVGESGSGKSVAAMSILQLLDGNGYIESGSIKFKNTELTKLSLDEMYKIRGNDISVIFQEPMTSLNPIFTVERQIGESFMIHQNMKKKEAYIKAIEILSDVKIPNPESVAKQYPHQLSGGMRQRVMIAMALACKPNLLIADEPTTALDVTIQAQILKLMNDLKKEKGTSILFITHDLGVINQMADNVAVMYCGEVVEMAPVRTIFGKNNFSHPYTEGLMKSIPRLNTEKDERLEAIEGSVPHPLDLPKGCKFSPRCQYATERCRTSEPALLNVEENHSIRCFYPNKEDRKNGR from the coding sequence ATGGCACTGTTAGAAATAAAAGATCTACATACATATTTTGAAACTAAACGTGGTATTGTTAAAGCTGTAAATGGAGTATCATATAGTGTTGAAACAGGTAAAACTTTAGGAGTTGTTGGTGAAAGCGGAAGCGGAAAAAGTGTTGCTGCAATGAGCATATTACAGTTACTTGATGGTAATGGATATATAGAAAGTGGAAGTATAAAGTTTAAGAATACAGAGCTAACCAAGCTAAGCCTTGATGAAATGTACAAAATTCGTGGTAATGATATTTCAGTTATATTTCAAGAACCTATGACAAGTTTGAATCCTATTTTTACTGTAGAGAGACAAATTGGTGAGTCATTCATGATACATCAAAATATGAAGAAAAAAGAAGCATATATAAAAGCCATTGAAATATTAAGCGATGTAAAAATACCAAATCCAGAAAGTGTTGCAAAACAGTATCCACATCAATTATCAGGTGGAATGAGACAAAGGGTAATGATTGCAATGGCCCTAGCATGCAAACCGAATTTGCTAATTGCAGATGAACCTACAACTGCGCTTGATGTAACTATTCAAGCTCAAATATTAAAACTTATGAATGATTTGAAAAAAGAAAAAGGAACATCAATACTATTTATTACTCATGATTTAGGAGTAATAAATCAGATGGCTGATAATGTAGCTGTTATGTATTGTGGTGAAGTTGTAGAAATGGCACCAGTTAGAACTATTTTTGGTAAAAATAATTTTTCACATCCCTATACAGAAGGGTTGATGAAATCTATTCCAAGATTGAATACAGAAAAAGACGAAAGACTTGAGGCAATAGAGGGCTCTGTTCCACATCCTCTTGATTTACCAAAAGGATGTAAATTTTCACCTCGCTGCCAATATGCGACAGAAAGGTGTAGAACAAGTGAACCAGCTTTATTAAATGTAGAGGAAAATCATAGCATAAGATGCTTCTACCCTAATAAGGAGGATAGAAAAAATGGAAGATAG
- a CDS encoding ABC transporter permease — MWELLEKSEKNAEKVERPSLTYWQDAWRRLKLNKVAVFSLAIIVLILLIAIIVPFLWPIKYTDQVLEFANTPPRLKIYDLGDGNFIYVTNENRVIEITEDGKLIKMAQVILDDKENRMYEFKVGDNTVVVDYSPYYLAKKELIQIKKKARHDSSIDVIKEEQRVENISRSNIYCNDQMISVAKTVWNKTYKLGTDSLGRDMFIRLVYGARISLTVGIAAAIMNFFIGVLYGGISGYFGGRTDNIMMRIVDTISSIPMLLYVILLAVLLDDTGIWTIILAMSLTYWESMARLVRGEVLSLKEQEFILAAQTIGASTKRILLRHLVPNIMGPVMVSITMQIPAAIFTEAFLSFIGLGVSAPMASWGKLCNDALSSFLTYPYQLFFPAIAISITILAFNLLGDGLRDALDPKLRK; from the coding sequence ATGTGGGAATTATTAGAAAAATCCGAGAAAAACGCAGAAAAAGTTGAAAGACCCAGCCTTACATATTGGCAGGATGCTTGGAGAAGATTAAAGCTTAATAAAGTAGCAGTTTTCTCTTTAGCTATAATTGTGCTTATACTCTTGATAGCAATAATTGTACCTTTTTTATGGCCAATAAAATACACAGATCAAGTTCTTGAATTTGCAAATACACCGCCGAGACTTAAAATTTATGATTTAGGTGATGGTAACTTTATATATGTAACCAATGAAAATAGAGTTATAGAGATAACAGAGGATGGAAAGCTTATAAAAATGGCGCAAGTAATATTGGACGATAAAGAAAATAGAATGTATGAGTTCAAGGTTGGAGACAACACAGTAGTTGTTGATTACAGTCCATATTATTTAGCAAAGAAAGAACTAATACAAATCAAGAAAAAAGCAAGACATGATTCTTCGATTGATGTTATAAAAGAAGAACAGAGAGTTGAAAATATATCAAGGAGTAATATATATTGTAATGATCAAATGATTTCAGTAGCAAAAACTGTATGGAATAAAACTTATAAATTAGGTACTGATTCACTTGGTAGAGATATGTTTATTAGATTAGTATATGGTGCTAGAATATCATTAACAGTTGGTATTGCAGCAGCTATAATGAATTTCTTTATAGGAGTACTATATGGAGGAATATCTGGTTATTTCGGTGGAAGAACAGATAATATAATGATGAGAATAGTTGATACTATTAGTTCTATTCCTATGTTACTATATGTTATTCTTTTAGCAGTTTTATTGGATGATACAGGAATTTGGACAATAATTTTGGCTATGTCACTTACTTATTGGGAAAGTATGGCAAGGCTAGTAAGAGGAGAAGTGCTAAGCTTAAAAGAACAGGAGTTTATACTAGCTGCACAAACTATAGGAGCTTCAACTAAAAGGATTTTGTTAAGACATTTAGTACCAAATATTATGGGACCAGTTATGGTATCTATAACAATGCAAATTCCAGCAGCTATATTTACTGAAGCTTTTCTAAGCTTTATAGGACTTGGCGTTTCAGCTCCAATGGCTTCATGGGGTAAATTATGTAATGATGCATTATCGTCATTCTTAACTTATCCATACCAATTATTCTTCCCAGCAATTGCAATATCAATAACAATATTAGCGTTTAATTTACTCGGCGATGGTCTAAGAGACGCTTTAGACCCTAAACTTAGAAAGTAG
- a CDS encoding oligopeptide/dipeptide ABC transporter ATP-binding protein encodes MEDRKVLVGISEMKKYFPVKKTKLFQKERLNVKANDGITLDIFEGETVGLVGESGCGKSTFGRVLLQLYPQTSGRTMYYGRTIEEFHPKYIEELLKNIKHEIHKHHMLEEERLKLEDDIKKSPNNYDVIYNLQEKRKKSKELFLDITNIIGGFIIDEDVEKVAKYFLEEYRAKLQIVKLKNSLDTAKQKELVKLNRQLDEQKEIINLNRKLINEEKRRFDKNPKFDEYEKNLDIGINLAKLEYNEIRVLRKDLQIIFQDPYSSLNPKMTVGQIIGEGLMAHGFFKKNDDKMQNYVMNVMEDCGLSGYMLHRYPHQFSGGQRQRIGIARALALKPKFVVCDEAVSALDVSIQSQIINLLLDLKEKEELTYLFISHDLSVVKYISDRIGVMYLGNIVELADTEQIFSNPLHPYTEALMSAIPTTDNKLEEAILLEGDIPSPIKPPKGCKFHTRCPKCMDICKKVTPEFIEYEEGHFVACHLRTK; translated from the coding sequence ATGGAAGATAGAAAAGTTCTTGTAGGCATAAGCGAAATGAAAAAATATTTTCCTGTTAAGAAAACGAAATTATTTCAAAAGGAAAGATTAAATGTTAAAGCTAATGATGGAATAACACTTGACATATTTGAAGGTGAAACAGTAGGACTTGTTGGTGAAAGTGGATGTGGGAAATCGACGTTTGGACGTGTTTTACTACAATTGTATCCTCAAACATCAGGTAGAACAATGTACTATGGAAGAACAATAGAGGAATTTCATCCTAAATATATAGAAGAATTACTAAAAAATATTAAGCATGAAATACACAAGCATCATATGCTTGAAGAAGAAAGACTAAAATTAGAAGATGATATTAAAAAAAGCCCTAATAATTATGATGTTATATATAATTTGCAGGAGAAAAGAAAGAAAAGTAAAGAACTGTTTCTAGATATAACTAATATTATAGGTGGATTTATAATTGATGAAGACGTAGAAAAGGTAGCTAAATATTTTTTGGAAGAATATAGGGCTAAACTTCAGATAGTAAAGCTTAAAAATTCACTTGATACAGCAAAACAGAAGGAATTAGTAAAATTAAATAGACAACTAGATGAACAAAAGGAAATTATTAATTTAAACAGAAAACTTATAAATGAAGAAAAAAGAAGATTTGATAAAAATCCAAAATTTGATGAATATGAGAAAAACCTAGATATTGGAATTAATTTAGCTAAGCTTGAATACAATGAAATTAGAGTGTTAAGAAAGGATTTACAAATAATTTTTCAAGACCCATATTCATCATTAAATCCTAAGATGACAGTAGGACAAATCATTGGCGAAGGATTAATGGCACATGGTTTCTTTAAAAAGAATGATGATAAAATGCAGAATTATGTTATGAACGTAATGGAAGATTGTGGTTTATCAGGATATATGCTACATCGTTATCCGCATCAATTTTCTGGGGGACAAAGACAAAGAATTGGTATTGCACGGGCACTTGCGTTAAAACCTAAATTTGTGGTATGTGATGAGGCTGTTAGCGCACTTGATGTTTCGATTCAGTCACAAATAATTAACTTGCTGCTTGATTTAAAAGAAAAAGAGGAATTGACATATTTGTTTATATCTCATGATTTAAGCGTAGTAAAATATATTAGCGATAGAATAGGTGTAATGTATTTAGGTAATATAGTTGAATTGGCTGATACTGAACAAATATTCTCAAACCCATTGCACCCATATACAGAAGCATTAATGTCAGCTATACCAACAACAGATAATAAACTAGAAGAAGCTATATTACTTGAAGGTGATATTCCAAGCCCTATAAAACCTCCAAAGGGATGCAAATTTCATACGAGATGTCCTAAGTGTATGGATATTTGTAAAAAAGTTACTCCTGAGTTCATAGAATATGAAGAGGGTCACTTTGTAGCTTGTCATTTGAGGACAAAATAA
- a CDS encoding ABC transporter ATP-binding protein produces MANIEKLIEINNLKKYFVKRAGALGAKIEYIKAVDDITFFINKGETLGLVGESGCGKSTTGRTIIRLYEPTAGEILYRGVDIAKMGKQQLMEYRKKMQMIFQDPYASLDPRMTVADTIGEPLDINKLASGKERQERIFELLHKVGLGKDHASRYPHEFSGGQRQRIGIARALAVNPEFVICDEPISALDVSIQAQVINMLEDLQSEFGLTYLFIAHDLSMVKHISSRVGVMYLGSLVELADKSELYNNPEHPYTKALLSSIPVPDPDKSEQIKRIVLEGDVPSPLNPPSGCKFRTRCKYAMEKCAEETPALRDIGSNHFVACHLDM; encoded by the coding sequence ATGGCTAATATTGAAAAACTAATTGAAATTAATAATTTGAAAAAATATTTTGTTAAAAGAGCTGGCGCTTTAGGGGCTAAAATTGAATATATTAAAGCGGTAGATGATATTACGTTTTTTATAAATAAAGGGGAAACATTAGGTTTAGTTGGAGAATCAGGTTGTGGTAAGTCAACTACTGGAAGAACAATTATAAGACTTTATGAACCAACAGCTGGAGAAATATTATACAGGGGTGTTGATATCGCAAAAATGGGTAAGCAACAGCTGATGGAATACAGAAAAAAAATGCAGATGATTTTTCAAGATCCGTATGCATCACTCGATCCAAGAATGACAGTAGCTGATACCATTGGAGAGCCACTTGATATAAATAAACTTGCTTCAGGCAAGGAAAGGCAAGAGAGAATATTCGAACTATTGCATAAGGTTGGTTTAGGCAAGGATCACGCAAGTAGATATCCACATGAATTTAGTGGTGGTCAAAGGCAACGTATAGGTATAGCAAGAGCATTGGCGGTAAATCCTGAGTTTGTTATTTGTGATGAGCCGATTTCAGCACTTGATGTGTCAATACAAGCACAGGTTATTAATATGTTAGAAGATTTGCAAAGTGAATTTGGATTAACATATTTGTTTATTGCACATGATTTATCAATGGTTAAACATATATCCAGTAGAGTAGGAGTAATGTATTTAGGAAGCTTAGTTGAATTAGCAGATAAGAGTGAATTATATAATAATCCTGAACATCCATATACAAAAGCATTGTTGTCATCTATTCCAGTGCCAGATCCAGATAAATCAGAGCAAATTAAAAGAATAGTTTTAGAGGGTGACGTTCCAAGTCCTCTCAATCCACCATCTGGTTGTAAATTTAGAACTAGATGTAAATATGCAATGGAAAAGTGTGCTGAAGAAACACCTGCATTAAGAGATATAGGTTCTAATCACTTTGTTGCATGTCATTTAGATATGTAA
- a CDS encoding ABC transporter ATP-binding protein: MTEKLLEVKDLRTSFFTHLGEVKAIRGINFHVNKSEAIGIVGESGSGKSVTSLSIMKLLLYPGKIVGGEILFKGEDLVKKTNKEMMDIRGNNIAMIFQDPMTALNPLFTIGNQISESILKHQNLSKKDAKEKSIEMLKLVGIPDPEKRIKNYPHEYSGGMRQRAMIAMALSCEPELLIADEPTTALDVTIQAQILELMKQLNKQFDTSTILITHDLGVVSDVCERIVVMYGGLIMEQGSKRDIFYSPMHPYTMGLLKSIPRVSTDTKIRLLPIQGTPPDLLNPPIGCPFASRCDYAMKICAQKQPPYFVDEKNPNHQAMCWLLHKDAPFNKEYEGQKGGVKVNG; encoded by the coding sequence ATGACTGAAAAATTATTAGAAGTGAAAGATTTAAGGACATCTTTTTTTACTCATCTTGGTGAAGTAAAAGCAATAAGAGGAATTAACTTTCACGTTAACAAATCTGAAGCTATAGGTATAGTAGGAGAGAGTGGTAGTGGTAAAAGTGTTACATCTTTATCTATTATGAAATTATTATTGTATCCTGGTAAAATAGTTGGAGGAGAAATATTATTTAAAGGTGAAGATCTTGTCAAAAAAACAAATAAAGAAATGATGGATATAAGAGGAAACAATATAGCAATGATCTTCCAAGATCCAATGACAGCGCTAAATCCGCTTTTTACAATTGGAAATCAGATAAGTGAATCTATATTGAAACATCAAAATTTATCTAAAAAAGATGCGAAAGAAAAATCTATTGAAATGCTTAAACTTGTAGGAATACCTGATCCGGAGAAAAGAATTAAAAATTATCCTCACGAATACAGTGGTGGTATGAGACAACGTGCTATGATTGCTATGGCACTTTCTTGTGAACCGGAATTGCTTATTGCAGATGAGCCTACAACTGCTTTGGATGTAACTATTCAAGCACAAATTTTGGAACTTATGAAGCAATTGAATAAGCAGTTTGATACATCCACTATATTAATAACACATGATTTAGGAGTTGTATCTGACGTATGTGAGAGAATCGTTGTAATGTATGGTGGATTAATTATGGAACAAGGTAGTAAAAGAGATATTTTTTATTCCCCTATGCATCCGTATACTATGGGATTATTAAAGTCCATACCTAGAGTAAGTACTGACACAAAAATCAGATTACTTCCAATACAGGGTACACCACCGGATTTATTAAATCCGCCTATTGGATGCCCATTTGCTAGCAGATGTGATTATGCCATGAAAATTTGCGCTCAAAAACAACCACCTTATTTTGTAGATGAAAAAAATCCTAATCACCAAGCTATGTGCTGGTTGTTACATAAGGATGCACCTTTTAATAAAGAGTACGAAGGTCAAAAAGGAGGCGTAAAAGTAAATGGCTAA